The following coding sequences lie in one Streptomyces venezuelae genomic window:
- a CDS encoding siderophore-interacting protein has protein sequence MTRVDHRHRHLDRIAEVREGSHAEKVGYPIGIRKTEVVRTAKVGEGLLRLTLGGPGTEGFEAHAPDEHVKLIFPEPDGELRLPERNGAMLRWPRPAPTSREYTVRRYDPATGELDIDIVPHDGGLASDWAHTVEPGAVVHVAGPPGGLIVPHAYDRYLLAGDITALPAIARWLEELPRTAKGWAFVEVADAGEEIELSAPEGFEVRWLHRGGLPAGTGGALERAVTAVTVPEGERVYVWVAGEAGQIKPLRRWVRDELGLGKADHDITGYWKRGVADFDEDDH, from the coding sequence GTGACCCGGGTCGACCACCGCCACCGCCACCTGGACCGGATCGCCGAGGTCCGCGAAGGGTCGCACGCCGAGAAGGTGGGCTATCCGATCGGCATCCGGAAGACCGAGGTCGTCCGCACCGCCAAGGTCGGCGAAGGGCTGCTGCGGCTGACCTTGGGCGGCCCCGGCACCGAGGGGTTCGAGGCGCACGCCCCGGACGAGCACGTGAAGCTCATCTTCCCGGAACCGGACGGCGAGCTGCGGCTGCCCGAGCGCAACGGGGCAATGCTGCGCTGGCCCCGGCCCGCGCCCACCTCGCGCGAGTACACCGTGCGCCGCTACGACCCCGCCACGGGCGAACTCGACATCGACATCGTCCCGCACGACGGCGGCCTCGCGTCGGACTGGGCGCACACGGTCGAGCCCGGCGCTGTCGTGCACGTCGCGGGACCGCCCGGTGGCCTGATCGTCCCGCACGCCTACGACCGCTATCTGCTCGCCGGTGACATCACGGCCCTGCCCGCCATCGCGCGGTGGCTGGAGGAGCTGCCGCGGACCGCGAAGGGCTGGGCGTTCGTCGAAGTCGCCGACGCCGGCGAGGAGATCGAGCTGTCCGCGCCCGAGGGCTTCGAGGTGCGCTGGCTGCACCGCGGCGGGCTGCCCGCGGGTACGGGCGGGGCTCTGGAGCGTGCCGTGACCGCGGTGACCGTGCCCGAGGGGGAGCGCGTCTACGTGTGGGTCGCCGGTGAAGCGGGCCAGATCAAGCCCCTGCGCCGCTGGGTCCGCGACGAGTTGGGGCTCGGCAAGGCCGACCACGACATCACCGGGTACTGGAAGCGCGGCGTCGCCGACTTCGACGAGGACGACCACTGA
- a CDS encoding LacI family DNA-binding transcriptional regulator, whose translation MERQSLTLEDVAREAGVSRATVSRVINGVRNVDPAIRDVVREAIERTGYAPNRAARSLVTRRTETFALVISGAGEESDGERGDDGERDDGERGDGRPGDGVQNAFAARVFADPFFGRVISGVVGFLRPRSMHPVLMVAESAAARKQVTEFLRQGSADGALVVSTHAEDPLPAQLVAESLPAVCFARPTQPVPVSYVDLAHREGGRLAAEHLLARGRRRLATVTGPLDLPAGQERLAGFREALERAGTAYVPIAEGAFTRESGAAAMVELLAGHPDLDGVFVANDLMAQGVCELLRERGGQVPQEVAVVGFDDSSVALTCRPPLTTVRQPVEEMAAAMARLLHEHVRGVRTEPTSLIFEPELVVRDST comes from the coding sequence ATGGAGAGACAGTCGCTGACGCTCGAGGACGTGGCACGGGAGGCGGGGGTCTCCCGTGCCACGGTGTCGCGGGTGATCAACGGAGTGCGCAACGTCGACCCGGCCATCCGGGACGTGGTGCGCGAGGCGATCGAGCGCACCGGGTACGCGCCCAACCGCGCGGCGCGCTCCCTGGTCACCCGGCGCACGGAGACGTTCGCGCTCGTCATCTCGGGCGCGGGCGAGGAGAGCGACGGCGAACGGGGCGACGACGGCGAACGGGACGACGGCGAACGGGGAGACGGCCGTCCCGGCGACGGCGTGCAGAACGCCTTCGCGGCACGGGTGTTCGCCGACCCGTTCTTCGGCCGCGTGATCAGCGGCGTGGTCGGCTTCCTGCGGCCGCGTTCCATGCACCCGGTCCTGATGGTCGCCGAGAGCGCGGCGGCCAGGAAACAGGTGACGGAGTTCCTGCGGCAGGGCAGTGCCGACGGGGCGCTCGTCGTCTCCACGCACGCGGAGGACCCGCTTCCGGCCCAGCTCGTCGCCGAGAGCCTGCCCGCCGTGTGCTTCGCACGTCCCACGCAGCCCGTCCCGGTCAGCTACGTCGATCTGGCGCACCGCGAGGGCGGACGGCTCGCCGCCGAACACCTCCTCGCGCGGGGCCGACGGCGGCTCGCCACCGTCACGGGACCACTGGACCTGCCGGCGGGGCAGGAGCGGCTCGCCGGTTTCCGGGAGGCGCTGGAGCGGGCGGGGACGGCGTACGTGCCGATCGCCGAGGGCGCCTTCACTCGGGAGAGCGGCGCGGCGGCGATGGTGGAACTCCTGGCCGGGCACCCCGACCTCGACGGAGTGTTCGTGGCCAACGACCTCATGGCCCAGGGCGTGTGCGAGCTGTTGCGCGAGCGGGGCGGGCAGGTGCCGCAGGAGGTGGCGGTGGTCGGCTTCGACGACTCCAGCGTGGCGCTGACCTGCAGGCCGCCGCTCACCACCGTCCGCCAGCCGGTGGAGGAGATGGCGGCGGCGATGGCGCGGCTGCTCCACGAGCACGTGCGGGGCGTACGGACGGAACCGACGTCCCTGATCTTCGAGCCGGAGCTGGTGGTGAGGGACTCGACGTGA
- a CDS encoding heparin lyase I family protein, which translates to MAAPPPTSQEHAVNRTAKTLTWAGGIAVAGVLAWAVAAPHAADLAAHDSGGRTEQAKNGGSAKSAKSVLWDGDASRGLGVFGTTLCDAPGSVTVDNWGTARGDFFKFNKPIGVPRCEAHNVRTASGEYAFRDGRTYWFGWDSMTKTGEAQTVFQWKSNGTNDQHSQNYPVIMKVEDGRLKVWYVAPGEEWIAIGSAPWSAGAWHSVQLGITTSSGSSGKLSAYLDGKEIASRTGARTWDDLGNKPRWGTYWGTDGSTAAINWIDGLAMGESRADVD; encoded by the coding sequence GTGGCCGCCCCACCCCCCACCTCGCAGGAGCACGCCGTGAACCGGACCGCGAAGACACTGACCTGGGCAGGCGGCATCGCCGTGGCCGGCGTTCTGGCGTGGGCTGTCGCCGCGCCGCACGCCGCCGACCTCGCGGCGCACGACAGCGGTGGGCGCACCGAGCAGGCCAAAAACGGCGGGAGCGCCAAGAGCGCCAAGAGCGTGCTGTGGGACGGCGACGCGTCCCGCGGGCTGGGCGTCTTCGGGACCACCCTGTGCGACGCGCCCGGCAGCGTCACCGTCGACAACTGGGGCACGGCCCGCGGTGACTTCTTCAAGTTCAACAAACCCATCGGCGTACCGCGCTGCGAGGCGCACAACGTGCGGACCGCGAGCGGCGAGTACGCCTTCCGTGACGGACGCACGTACTGGTTCGGGTGGGACTCGATGACGAAGACGGGGGAGGCGCAGACCGTCTTCCAGTGGAAGTCCAACGGCACCAACGACCAGCACAGCCAGAACTACCCCGTCATCATGAAGGTCGAGGACGGCAGGCTGAAGGTCTGGTACGTCGCCCCCGGCGAGGAGTGGATCGCCATCGGCTCCGCCCCGTGGTCGGCCGGTGCCTGGCACTCCGTCCAGCTCGGCATCACCACGAGTTCCGGCAGCTCCGGGAAGCTCTCCGCGTACCTGGACGGCAAGGAGATCGCCTCCCGCACCGGCGCCCGTACCTGGGACGACCTCGGCAACAAGCCGCGGTGGGGCACCTATTGGGGCACCGACGGGAGTACGGCGGCCATCAACTGGATCGACGGTCTGGCGATGGGGGAGTCCCGGGCCGACGTCGACTAG
- a CDS encoding ABC transporter substrate-binding protein: protein MSIRRSSGLVGAVALALLVTGCGSSDGGSDDSGKGKTRTFAADNGKIKIPSDPKRVVATGYAVPALIEGGAPLVGISSWKRGESMMSKQDLATYKKTPKVAGELATETNYEAIAEAEPDLIVIGVPAPVLGDIDVKRLEGIAPVVAIGPTVPSAWRKLAHKQSDAAGALKKFDAAKEKYETEAGKLAKKYANVLPQLKLGHVGAYGETAKGTFQREFGGSWGTNIAEDVGAKYYGKVKEPGPGSKAVSEYPSIEELPDALGKADAITYSVNPDGSVPKPVKYVMDSKLWKNLPAVKAGKTFPIRYTEAATYGQAMQTLDAIDTSFAPLLKR, encoded by the coding sequence ATGTCCATACGCAGATCGTCGGGCCTGGTCGGTGCCGTGGCGCTGGCCCTGTTGGTGACCGGGTGCGGTTCGTCGGACGGCGGATCGGACGACTCCGGCAAGGGGAAGACCCGGACGTTCGCTGCGGACAACGGCAAGATCAAGATTCCGTCCGACCCGAAGCGTGTGGTCGCCACCGGCTACGCCGTCCCGGCCCTGATCGAGGGCGGCGCCCCCCTCGTCGGCATCTCGTCCTGGAAGCGGGGCGAGTCGATGATGAGCAAGCAGGACCTCGCCACGTACAAGAAGACGCCCAAGGTGGCGGGCGAGCTCGCGACCGAGACCAACTACGAGGCCATCGCCGAGGCCGAGCCCGACCTGATCGTCATCGGCGTGCCCGCCCCGGTCCTCGGCGACATCGACGTCAAGCGGCTCGAAGGCATCGCTCCCGTCGTCGCGATCGGCCCGACCGTGCCGTCCGCCTGGCGCAAGCTGGCCCACAAGCAGTCCGACGCGGCGGGCGCGCTGAAGAAGTTCGACGCCGCGAAGGAGAAGTACGAGACCGAGGCCGGCAAGCTGGCCAAGAAGTACGCGAACGTGCTGCCCCAGCTGAAGCTCGGCCACGTCGGCGCGTACGGCGAGACCGCGAAGGGCACGTTCCAGCGCGAGTTCGGCGGCTCGTGGGGCACCAACATCGCCGAGGACGTCGGCGCGAAGTACTACGGCAAGGTCAAGGAGCCGGGACCCGGCTCGAAGGCCGTCAGCGAGTACCCCTCCATCGAGGAACTGCCGGACGCCCTCGGCAAGGCCGACGCCATCACCTACTCCGTCAACCCCGACGGCAGCGTCCCCAAGCCGGTCAAGTACGTCATGGACTCCAAGCTGTGGAAGAACCTGCCCGCCGTCAAGGCCGGCAAGACCTTCCCGATCCGCTACACCGAGGCCGCGACCTATGGGCAGGCCATGCAGACCCTGGACGCGATCGACACGTCGTTCGCTCCGCTCCTGAAGCGGTGA
- a CDS encoding dihydrofolate reductase family protein has protein sequence MRTLISTAFVSLDGVVEAPGGEPGYRNSGWTFKDIDFLPEAYEIKGREQQEAAAMMMGRVSYEAFSPVWPGMEDFADYKVMPKYVVSTTLREGDLVDNWGETTILRSLDDVAALKKTEGGPIIVHGSASLNQALADAGLIDRYHLLVFPLLLGAGKRLFSDADKDAQKLRLVEHEAYANGLQKNVFDVLH, from the coding sequence ATGCGTACCTTGATCAGCACCGCTTTCGTCTCGCTCGACGGCGTCGTGGAGGCTCCGGGAGGTGAACCCGGCTACCGGAACTCCGGTTGGACGTTCAAGGACATCGACTTCCTCCCGGAGGCGTACGAGATCAAGGGCCGGGAGCAGCAGGAGGCCGCCGCGATGATGATGGGCCGGGTCAGCTACGAGGCGTTCAGCCCCGTCTGGCCGGGCATGGAGGACTTCGCGGACTACAAGGTGATGCCGAAGTACGTCGTCTCCACCACCCTGCGCGAGGGCGACCTCGTCGACAACTGGGGCGAGACCACGATCCTGCGCTCGCTCGACGACGTCGCCGCGCTGAAGAAGACCGAGGGCGGCCCGATCATCGTCCACGGCAGCGCCTCCCTCAACCAGGCCCTCGCGGACGCCGGTCTGATCGACCGCTACCACCTGCTCGTCTTCCCGCTCCTCCTGGGCGCGGGCAAGCGACTGTTCAGCGACGCGGACAAGGACGCGCAGAAGCTGCGGCTCGTCGAGCACGAGGCCTACGCCAACGGCCTGCAGAAGAATGTGTTCGACGTCCTGCACTGA
- a CDS encoding DoxX family protein, with amino-acid sequence MAVLRKCARPMLASVFVTGGLQTLRDPQRAAPAAEPVVAPVASRIPWLTEDPERLVRINGAVQLGAGLMLATGRVPRVAALALAGTLVPTTLAGHAWWKEKDPEQRAAQRTQFTKNLSLLGGLLIAAADTHGKPSLAHRTRTAAATGRKAARRTGRDATKALSGAAGDAKGTVRSLTGSAQKTVARQQKAVARRF; translated from the coding sequence ATGGCTGTTCTCAGGAAATGCGCACGCCCGATGCTCGCCTCCGTCTTCGTCACGGGCGGGCTGCAGACCCTCCGGGACCCGCAGCGCGCGGCTCCCGCCGCCGAGCCCGTGGTCGCGCCCGTGGCCTCCCGGATCCCCTGGCTCACGGAGGACCCCGAGCGGCTCGTCCGCATCAACGGCGCGGTCCAGCTGGGCGCCGGCCTGATGCTGGCGACCGGCCGCGTCCCGCGCGTCGCGGCCCTCGCGCTCGCCGGCACGCTGGTGCCGACGACCCTGGCGGGGCACGCGTGGTGGAAGGAGAAGGATCCGGAGCAACGGGCCGCCCAGCGCACCCAGTTCACCAAGAACCTCTCGCTGCTCGGCGGCCTCCTCATCGCGGCGGCCGACACCCACGGCAAGCCGTCCCTCGCCCACCGCACCCGCACCGCGGCCGCGACCGGCCGCAAGGCGGCCCGCCGCACCGGCCGCGACGCCACGAAGGCGCTGAGCGGCGCGGCGGGGGACGCGAAGGGGACGGTCCGGTCGCTGACGGGGAGCGCGCAGAAGACGGTGGCGCGTCAACAGAAGGCTGTGGCACGCCGCTTCTGA
- a CDS encoding mycothione reductase encodes MRHHDLLVLGVGSGNVLIDDRFSRLDVAVVAEGPFGGTCLNAGCIPSKMLSVTAEVADGVREADRHDVRATSDGIDWPAVQERVFDRLDSVSRDGEDDRRASDFVTVYRGRARFTGERELLVETADGTETLRADRIVVAAGGRPVVPPPVADSGLPFETSDTVMRLDEVPERMVVLGGGYIAAELAHVFHAAGTDVTVVEKKDTLLAEQDESVAAAFTDAVRDQYDLRLGRELVRVEGSPGRLRLTLDDDAVVEADTLLVAVGREPNSDTLDLDKAGIACDDKGMIEVDTQLRTGAEGVWALGDIIPGPPLKHVANREAEVVAHNLLHPDEPRTMSYDVVPAAVFTRPQIAQVGLTEQEARERGKEYVVGTRRYEDVAYGWALEETQGFCKVLVDRGTGRLLGAHVLGPQAATLIQPLVLAMTFGLTARDVAERPLWIHPALTEVVENALRDAM; translated from the coding sequence ATGCGACACCATGATCTCCTCGTCCTCGGCGTCGGCTCCGGAAACGTGCTGATCGACGACCGCTTCTCCCGTCTGGACGTCGCCGTCGTGGCGGAGGGTCCCTTCGGCGGCACCTGCCTCAACGCGGGCTGCATCCCCAGCAAGATGCTGTCCGTGACGGCCGAGGTGGCCGATGGGGTACGGGAAGCGGATCGGCACGACGTGCGGGCGACGTCGGACGGCATCGACTGGCCGGCCGTCCAGGAGCGCGTCTTCGACCGCCTCGACTCCGTGTCGCGGGACGGCGAGGACGACCGCCGCGCCTCGGACTTCGTGACCGTGTACCGCGGCCGCGCCCGCTTCACCGGAGAGCGCGAGCTCCTGGTCGAGACGGCCGACGGGACCGAGACGCTGCGCGCGGACCGGATCGTCGTCGCGGCGGGCGGCCGCCCCGTCGTCCCGCCCCCGGTCGCCGACTCCGGTCTGCCCTTCGAGACGTCCGACACCGTGATGCGCCTCGACGAGGTGCCCGAGCGGATGGTGGTCCTCGGCGGCGGCTACATCGCCGCAGAGCTCGCCCACGTCTTCCACGCGGCGGGCACCGACGTCACCGTCGTCGAGAAGAAGGACACGCTCCTCGCCGAGCAGGACGAATCGGTCGCGGCGGCCTTCACCGACGCCGTGCGCGACCAGTACGACCTGCGGCTCGGCCGCGAGCTGGTCCGTGTGGAGGGAAGCCCCGGGCGGCTGCGCCTCACGCTCGACGACGACGCGGTCGTCGAGGCCGACACGCTGCTCGTCGCCGTGGGCCGCGAGCCCAACAGCGACACGCTCGACCTGGACAAGGCGGGCATCGCGTGCGACGACAAGGGAATGATCGAGGTCGACACGCAGCTGCGGACCGGCGCCGAGGGCGTCTGGGCGCTCGGCGACATCATCCCCGGACCGCCCTTGAAGCATGTGGCCAACCGCGAGGCCGAAGTGGTGGCCCACAACCTCCTGCACCCCGACGAGCCGCGCACGATGTCGTACGACGTGGTGCCCGCGGCCGTGTTCACCCGGCCCCAGATCGCCCAGGTGGGGCTCACCGAACAGGAGGCCCGCGAGCGGGGCAAGGAGTACGTGGTCGGCACGCGCCGGTACGAGGACGTGGCGTACGGCTGGGCCCTGGAGGAGACCCAGGGCTTCTGCAAGGTGTTGGTGGACCGGGGGACGGGCCGCCTGCTCGGCGCGCACGTGCTGGGACCGCAGGCCGCCACCCTCATCCAGCCGCTCGTCCTCGCGATGACCTTCGGGCTGACGGCGCGGGACGTCGCCGAGCGTCCGCTGTGGATCCACCCGGCCCTGACCGAAGTGGTCGAGAACGCCCTGCGCGACGCCATGTGA
- a CDS encoding FecCD family ABC transporter permease yields MTVAGRAREAAGTGKTVSRTGLLVGGLVLMAVVAVLSIGIGARSVAPGEVVRALFDYQGSNDDHVIVRDVRAPRALLAIVVGAALAVAGALIQTLARNPLAEPGILGVTAGAGFSVTIGSALGLTVDQAGELGLAVIGSVVAALLVVAVGRHSPLRLVLAGVALTAVLNGVALGLRLMLPDTFDAYRFWSVGSLAAREQAPMALPMTVIALALIGALLLSRALNALSLGATVAHTLGANVGRVRVAALVLITVLSGAATAVAGPILFVGLIVPHLVRRPAGGSVPWLILYTMVLGPILLLVADIGSRVLLPTGEVPVAIVTAFLGGPMLIWAVRRYGAGSL; encoded by the coding sequence GTGACCGTCGCGGGCCGCGCCCGTGAGGCGGCCGGAACCGGAAAGACCGTCTCGCGGACCGGCCTGCTCGTCGGCGGCCTGGTGCTGATGGCCGTCGTCGCCGTGCTCAGCATCGGCATCGGCGCCCGCTCGGTCGCGCCCGGCGAGGTCGTACGGGCCCTGTTCGACTACCAGGGTTCCAACGACGACCACGTGATCGTGCGGGACGTCCGCGCGCCGCGCGCCCTGCTCGCCATCGTGGTGGGCGCGGCCCTCGCGGTGGCGGGCGCCCTCATCCAGACGCTGGCCCGCAACCCCCTCGCCGAACCCGGCATCCTCGGGGTCACGGCGGGGGCCGGATTCTCCGTCACCATCGGCTCGGCGCTCGGGCTGACGGTCGATCAAGCCGGTGAGCTGGGCTTGGCGGTCATCGGCTCGGTCGTCGCCGCACTCCTCGTCGTCGCGGTCGGACGGCACTCGCCGCTGCGTCTGGTGCTCGCGGGCGTCGCCCTCACCGCCGTGCTGAACGGCGTCGCCCTGGGCCTGCGCCTGATGCTCCCCGACACCTTCGACGCGTACCGGTTCTGGTCGGTCGGCTCCCTCGCGGCCCGCGAACAGGCCCCCATGGCCCTGCCCATGACGGTCATCGCCCTCGCCCTCATCGGCGCGCTGCTGCTGAGCCGGGCGCTCAACGCCCTGTCGCTCGGCGCGACCGTCGCGCACACCCTCGGCGCGAACGTCGGACGCGTGCGGGTCGCCGCCCTCGTGCTGATCACCGTGCTCAGCGGCGCGGCGACCGCGGTGGCGGGACCCATCCTGTTCGTCGGCCTGATCGTCCCGCACCTGGTCCGCAGGCCCGCCGGCGGCTCCGTGCCGTGGCTGATCCTCTACACGATGGTGCTCGGCCCGATCCTGCTGCTCGTCGCCGACATCGGCTCGCGCGTCCTGCTGCCCACCGGCGAGGTGCCGGTGGCCATCGTGACCGCGTTCCTCGGCGGCCCCATGCTCATCTGGGCCGTGCGCCGCTACGGGGCGGGGTCGCTGTGA
- a CDS encoding phosphopantetheine-binding protein yields the protein MNQSLSPERVRADIAELLDCDPAEIAPDEDLFDLGLDSVRIMTLVQRWRAAGATALEFPDLAEQPELGHWTALLTERAA from the coding sequence ATGAACCAGAGCTTGTCGCCCGAGCGCGTCCGCGCCGACATCGCGGAGCTGCTCGACTGCGACCCCGCCGAGATCGCTCCGGACGAGGACCTGTTCGACCTCGGTCTCGACTCGGTGCGGATCATGACCCTGGTTCAGCGGTGGCGTGCCGCGGGGGCGACCGCGCTGGAGTTCCCCGACCTGGCCGAGCAGCCCGAACTGGGCCACTGGACGGCTCTCCTGACGGAGCGTGCCGCGTGA
- a CDS encoding YdcF family protein, with protein MLLYAPAALLFLVFCWRMVRERRRFGNAVLLGLAALCALAAWMYRLVSSGSTVGLVVASTLLALGAVGILVLVGLLFLNGLQMVRKEGRSPSNLLSLMGALCVIGVVALVVTAAVLRTPVLVGVGTAALGLTAYLSFLFLSFVVYAFLYGRMRIRRKADYVVVLGSGLVGGSTVPPLLASRLERAREVHALLGKRGAAPVLITSGGQGPDEDLPESHAMADYLVERGFPAELIEREDRSTTTEENLRFSKAIMEKTGADYRCVVVTNNYHAFRAALMARRAGVRGQVVGSTTAAYFWPNATIREFVAVLVAYKRTNIAMCLLFVLAGVLAWAAR; from the coding sequence ATGTTGCTCTACGCCCCGGCGGCCCTGCTCTTCCTCGTCTTCTGCTGGCGGATGGTGCGCGAGCGCCGCCGGTTCGGCAACGCGGTGCTCCTCGGACTCGCCGCGCTCTGCGCCCTCGCGGCCTGGATGTACCGGCTGGTCTCGTCCGGCTCGACGGTCGGGCTCGTCGTCGCCTCCACGCTGCTCGCCCTCGGGGCGGTCGGCATCCTCGTGCTCGTGGGCCTGCTCTTCCTCAACGGACTGCAGATGGTGCGCAAGGAGGGCCGCAGCCCCTCCAACCTGCTGTCCTTGATGGGTGCCCTGTGTGTCATCGGCGTCGTGGCCCTGGTGGTCACGGCGGCGGTGCTGCGGACGCCGGTGCTGGTCGGCGTGGGCACGGCGGCGCTCGGTCTCACCGCTTACCTCTCGTTCCTGTTCCTCAGCTTCGTCGTGTACGCGTTTCTCTACGGCCGCATGCGCATCCGCCGCAAGGCCGACTACGTGGTCGTCCTCGGCTCCGGCCTCGTCGGCGGGTCCACGGTGCCGCCGCTCCTCGCCAGCCGTCTGGAGCGGGCGCGTGAGGTGCACGCACTGCTCGGCAAGCGTGGCGCCGCCCCCGTGCTCATCACCTCCGGCGGGCAGGGCCCCGACGAGGACCTGCCGGAATCGCACGCAATGGCGGACTACCTGGTGGAGCGCGGCTTCCCCGCCGAGCTGATCGAGCGGGAGGACCGGTCGACGACGACGGAGGAGAACCTGCGGTTCAGCAAGGCGATCATGGAGAAGACCGGCGCCGACTACCGGTGCGTCGTCGTCACGAACAACTACCACGCGTTCCGCGCGGCGCTCATGGCCCGCCGGGCCGGTGTCAGGGGGCAGGTGGTCGGCTCGACCACAGCGGCGTACTTCTGGCCCAACGCGACGATCCGCGAGTTCGTGGCCGTCCTTGTCGCCTACAAGCGGACCAACATCGCCATGTGCCTGCTGTTCGTCCTGGCCGGAGTCCTGGCGTGGGCGGCCCGCTAG
- a CDS encoding FecCD family ABC transporter permease, with the protein MTVLMLGLGLLGLCYGTSWSTPGEVFASLTGTHRSVVISDWRLPRVLAGLVFGAALGVAGALFQNLTRNPLGSPDVIGLDAGAYTGALLALTVLSGTSAQLATGSVLGGLAIAAVIYLLSFDRGFSGLRLVVIGIAVNAMVTAVNSWIVLRADLEVAIAAVGWSAGSLAGVGWEDLGIPFTVIAVLLALMASRAHAMHQAALGDAIAVTTGVGLTRLRLLMVLVGVGCTATVTAVAGPIAFIALAAPQIGRRLAGAAGVPLLPAALTGAVLLQGADLIAQMLLAPVALPVGVVSTAIGGCYLIWLLSKEVARA; encoded by the coding sequence ATGACCGTCCTGATGCTCGGCCTCGGCCTGCTCGGACTCTGCTACGGCACGTCGTGGTCCACCCCCGGCGAGGTGTTCGCCTCACTCACCGGCACCCACCGCTCCGTGGTCATCTCCGACTGGCGGCTGCCCCGCGTCCTCGCCGGACTGGTCTTCGGCGCCGCCCTCGGCGTCGCCGGTGCCCTCTTCCAGAACCTCACGCGCAACCCGCTGGGCAGCCCCGACGTGATCGGCCTCGACGCGGGCGCCTACACCGGCGCCCTCCTCGCCCTCACCGTCCTGTCGGGCACCTCCGCCCAGCTGGCCACAGGGTCGGTGCTCGGCGGACTGGCCATCGCCGCCGTGATCTACCTGCTCTCGTTCGACCGCGGCTTCTCCGGACTGCGACTCGTCGTCATCGGCATCGCCGTCAACGCGATGGTCACCGCGGTCAACTCGTGGATCGTGCTCCGCGCCGACCTGGAAGTGGCGATCGCCGCCGTCGGCTGGAGCGCGGGCTCCCTCGCCGGAGTCGGCTGGGAGGACCTGGGCATCCCCTTCACCGTCATCGCCGTGCTCCTCGCCCTCATGGCGTCGCGGGCGCACGCCATGCACCAGGCGGCACTCGGCGACGCCATCGCCGTGACCACCGGCGTCGGACTGACCCGGCTGCGGCTGCTCATGGTGCTCGTCGGCGTCGGCTGCACCGCCACGGTGACCGCCGTCGCCGGACCGATCGCGTTCATCGCCCTCGCCGCCCCGCAGATCGGCCGCAGGCTCGCGGGCGCCGCGGGCGTACCGCTGCTCCCCGCCGCGCTGACCGGCGCGGTACTGCTCCAGGGCGCCGACCTGATCGCCCAGATGCTGCTCGCACCCGTCGCCCTGCCGGTCGGCGTCGTCAGCACCGCGATCGGCGGCTGCTACTTGATCTGGCTCCTCAGCAAGGAGGTGGCGCGCGCGTGA